Proteins encoded together in one Catenulispora sp. EB89 window:
- a CDS encoding pyridoxamine 5'-phosphate oxidase family protein translates to MTEPTDTAATADTDLAGIATGIIDANVYVTIACVDEHGSPWASPVFYATADAVDFYWMSSPLTRHSRALAVRPEVSLLIFDSTAAPLTGDALVMTADAAQIADGDEAALARALAVFPGPAGRGGRPVRVEQVSGDSPYRMYRARAREWFVQCPWGDGGCAAHGLTYDHRIAVDLAAS, encoded by the coding sequence ATGACGGAACCGACGGACACTGCGGCTACTGCGGACACGGATCTGGCGGGCATCGCCACAGGGATCATCGACGCGAACGTGTACGTGACCATCGCCTGCGTCGACGAACACGGCTCCCCGTGGGCGAGCCCGGTGTTCTACGCCACCGCCGACGCCGTCGACTTCTACTGGATGTCCTCGCCGCTCACCCGCCATTCGCGGGCGTTGGCCGTCCGGCCGGAGGTCAGCCTGCTGATCTTCGACTCGACGGCCGCGCCGCTGACCGGCGACGCCCTGGTCATGACCGCCGACGCGGCGCAGATCGCCGACGGCGACGAGGCCGCGCTGGCGCGCGCCTTGGCGGTCTTCCCCGGGCCTGCTGGGCGTGGCGGCCGGCCGGTGCGGGTGGAGCAGGTCAGCGGGGATTCGCCGTACCGGATGTATCGGGCCAGGGCGCGGGAGTGGTTCGTGCAGTGCCCGTGGGGCGACGGCGGGTGTGCGGCGCACGGGTTGACGTACGACCACCGGATCGCCGTGGACCTGGCCGCGTCGTGA
- a CDS encoding PP2C family protein-serine/threonine phosphatase: protein MVWLRRPPARRDIAVAPGSLPGDPAADAIPVTVTPSHSTWPQRLLPYLLIAIIVMADIATPKDVTFSSTLSVAPALSALLTRSLWQTIAAAVTATVVSAVLYGYSLHVAGEVEVAACGAIVAVTVVSCVSLGLVGRQSRMLANVRSVAETAQHVVLREVPPELAQVRTAVAYRAAAAEARIGGDLYEALSTRFGDRLLIGDVRGKGLPAVEAAADVLGVFREAAYTEPDLSRVADRMHAMLARRPAGTEEFVTAVLLSVDPERPTVEVVNCGHPPPLLMRDGHVAALAPAEPGPPLGLFDLASPPGSASAPAWARFAPGDTLLLYTDGTTEARDRNGTFFDLPGFLTGRPATSPAELTRQILTGLAAHAGARLDDDVALLVVRRKPYVPGPAAEL, encoded by the coding sequence ATGGTTTGGCTCCGCCGCCCGCCTGCCCGGCGTGACATCGCCGTGGCACCGGGCAGCCTGCCCGGCGACCCGGCCGCCGACGCCATCCCGGTGACGGTCACCCCCTCGCACTCCACGTGGCCGCAGCGGCTGCTGCCGTACCTGCTGATCGCCATCATCGTCATGGCCGACATCGCCACCCCCAAAGACGTCACCTTCTCCTCCACGCTGTCGGTCGCCCCGGCGCTGTCGGCGCTGCTGACCCGCTCGCTGTGGCAGACCATCGCCGCCGCCGTCACCGCCACCGTCGTCTCCGCGGTGTTGTACGGGTACTCGCTGCACGTCGCCGGGGAGGTGGAGGTCGCCGCGTGCGGCGCGATCGTCGCGGTGACCGTGGTCAGCTGCGTCAGCCTGGGCCTGGTCGGCCGGCAGTCGCGGATGCTGGCGAACGTGCGCAGCGTCGCCGAGACCGCGCAGCACGTCGTCCTGCGGGAAGTGCCGCCGGAGCTGGCGCAGGTCCGCACCGCTGTCGCCTACCGCGCCGCGGCGGCCGAAGCCCGCATCGGCGGCGACCTGTACGAGGCGCTGTCCACCCGCTTCGGCGACCGGCTGCTCATCGGCGACGTCCGCGGCAAAGGCCTGCCCGCCGTCGAAGCCGCCGCCGACGTGCTCGGCGTGTTCCGCGAAGCCGCCTACACCGAACCGGACCTGTCCCGGGTCGCCGACCGCATGCACGCCATGCTGGCCCGCCGCCCCGCCGGCACCGAGGAGTTCGTCACCGCCGTCCTGCTGTCGGTGGACCCCGAGCGGCCCACCGTGGAAGTGGTGAACTGCGGCCACCCGCCGCCGCTGCTGATGCGCGACGGCCACGTCGCCGCCCTCGCCCCGGCCGAACCCGGCCCGCCCCTGGGCCTGTTCGACCTGGCGTCCCCGCCCGGCAGCGCCTCGGCACCGGCATGGGCCCGCTTCGCCCCCGGCGACACCCTGCTGCTGTACACCGACGGCACCACCGAAGCCCGCGACCGCAACGGCACCTTCTTCGACCTGCCCGGCTTCCTCACCGGACGCCCCGCCACGAGCCCGGCGGAGCTGACCCGGCAGATCCTCACCGGCCTGGCCGCCCACGCCGGCGCGCGCCTGGACGACGACGTGGCGCTGCTGGTGGTGCGGCGCAAGCCGTACGTGCCGGGTCCGGCCGCGGAGCTTTAG
- a CDS encoding MarR family winged helix-turn-helix transcriptional regulator, which produces MEDSVDRHLARWRGKAPYDETVEAVITRIQNLTKHVATSKRRMHDEVGLQDFEYQTLHRLAARDDRRATAGELASELLLSPAGMTGRLDALEQAGLVRRIRGTADRRRVDVELTPAGHAKWMAGMQLQAVVESDIVNALDADERELASALLKKMLLRAEEIAAGQTAPGAGTVGTVGTVGTPAAPAAVASPAADAQA; this is translated from the coding sequence ATGGAGGACTCCGTCGACCGTCACCTGGCCCGCTGGCGCGGCAAGGCCCCCTACGACGAGACGGTCGAGGCGGTCATCACCCGGATCCAGAACCTCACCAAGCACGTCGCCACCAGCAAGCGCCGCATGCACGACGAAGTCGGCCTCCAAGACTTCGAGTACCAGACGCTGCACCGCCTCGCGGCCCGCGACGACCGCCGTGCCACCGCCGGGGAGCTGGCCTCCGAGCTGCTCCTGTCCCCCGCCGGCATGACCGGCCGCCTGGACGCCCTGGAGCAGGCCGGGCTCGTGCGCCGCATCCGCGGCACCGCCGACCGCCGCCGCGTCGACGTCGAGCTGACACCGGCCGGCCACGCCAAGTGGATGGCCGGGATGCAGCTGCAGGCCGTCGTCGAAAGCGACATCGTCAACGCCCTCGACGCCGACGAACGCGAGCTGGCCAGCGCTCTGCTGAAGAAGATGCTGCTGCGCGCCGAGGAGATCGCCGCCGGCCAGACAGCCCCCGGCGCTGGCACCGTCGGCACCGTCGGCACCGTCGGCACCCCCGCCGCTCCCGCAGCCGTCGCCTCCCCCGCCGCAGACGCGCAAGCATAA
- a CDS encoding class I SAM-dependent methyltransferase gives MGTKTTVASVFRPLLSVVFAATPPPVRFEFWDGSSLAPRDGRVVGSVVVRSKDALGHLVWAPGELGLVRAFVSGELDFTGDLFTVLRSLQQSTPHDAALGAEAAAKALSVAARVGALRRRPEPPEQEAHPHGRLHSKRRDSEAITHHYDVGNEFYELVLGESMTYSCARFVSPSDDGRQPPDASMALVDAQAAKHDLICRKLGLDRGPGMRLLDVGCGWGSMAIHAATHYDARVVGITISSAQADLARKRVAAAGVSDQVEIRLQDYRDLGGEQFDAISSVGMFEHVGGERTAQYFDTLRSLLGPGGRLLNHAISSPGGSRISARSFIGRYVFPDGELLDVGVTGAAMQQAGFELRDVEALREHYALTLRAWVANLQSDWDRAVDLVGVGRARVWLLYMTASALGFEDGGIGIHQVLGVVPDDTGAARMPASRRGWM, from the coding sequence ATGGGTACCAAGACCACTGTCGCATCCGTGTTCAGGCCCCTGTTGAGCGTCGTGTTCGCGGCGACGCCGCCGCCGGTGCGGTTCGAGTTCTGGGATGGCAGTTCGTTGGCTCCGCGCGATGGGCGCGTTGTCGGTTCTGTCGTCGTGCGGTCGAAGGACGCGCTGGGTCATCTGGTGTGGGCGCCGGGTGAGCTGGGGTTGGTGCGGGCTTTCGTGTCCGGGGAGTTGGATTTCACCGGGGACCTGTTCACGGTGTTGCGTTCGCTTCAGCAGTCGACGCCGCATGATGCGGCCCTGGGTGCGGAGGCCGCGGCCAAGGCGTTGAGTGTGGCGGCGCGGGTGGGTGCTTTGCGTCGGCGGCCGGAGCCGCCGGAGCAGGAGGCGCACCCGCACGGCCGGCTGCACAGCAAACGCCGTGACTCCGAGGCGATCACCCACCACTACGACGTCGGCAACGAGTTCTACGAGCTGGTGCTCGGGGAGTCGATGACGTACTCGTGCGCGCGGTTCGTCTCCCCTTCCGATGACGGCCGGCAGCCTCCGGACGCCTCGATGGCGCTGGTCGACGCCCAGGCCGCCAAGCACGACCTGATCTGCCGCAAGCTGGGCCTGGACCGGGGCCCGGGCATGCGGCTGCTGGATGTGGGCTGCGGCTGGGGTTCGATGGCGATCCACGCCGCCACGCACTACGACGCCCGCGTCGTGGGCATCACCATCAGCTCCGCGCAGGCCGATCTGGCGCGCAAGCGGGTCGCGGCGGCCGGGGTCAGCGACCAGGTGGAGATCCGGTTGCAGGACTACCGCGACCTGGGCGGCGAGCAGTTCGACGCCATCTCCTCCGTCGGCATGTTCGAGCACGTCGGCGGGGAGCGGACCGCGCAGTACTTCGACACGCTGCGCTCGCTGCTGGGCCCGGGCGGGCGGCTGCTGAACCACGCGATCTCCAGTCCCGGCGGTTCCCGGATCAGTGCCCGCAGCTTCATCGGCCGGTACGTGTTCCCCGACGGGGAGCTGCTGGACGTCGGCGTCACCGGCGCGGCGATGCAGCAGGCCGGGTTCGAGCTGCGGGATGTGGAGGCGCTGCGGGAGCACTACGCGCTGACGCTGCGGGCGTGGGTGGCGAACCTGCAGAGCGACTGGGATCGGGCGGTGGACCTGGTCGGTGTGGGGCGGGCCCGGGTGTGGCTGCTGTACATGACGGCCTCGGCGCTGGGTTTCGAGGACGGCGGCATCGGGATCCACCAGGTGCTCGGCGTGGTCCCGGACGACACCGGGGCGGCGCGGATGCCGGCGTCGCGGCGCGGCTGGATGTGA
- a CDS encoding family 2B encapsulin nanocompartment shell protein → MREDKEDPAMTITPDRTAEEQADDAPTTADAPLSLSTAAARNLATTTKSQPQMRGITSRWLLRRLPWEEVSGGTYRVNRRLSLSVGRGRVAFVQSGADDIRIVPETLREIPVMRGFADDGLLAELAGLFTPRDFRAGDVIAEAGHPVDEVFILAHGRVERSTIGAYGEQTLLGVLTDGAHLGDEVLLQEDPLWSATVKATTGGTLMAMQLADFRRVRDGNAYLREHIEEFVTRTGRAVNSKGEAVVEITAGHEGEVELAGTYVDYELSPREYQLSLTQTILRVHSRVADLYNDPMDQVKEQLRLTIEEIRERQEWELLNNREFGLLHNAEYDQRISTWSGPPTPDDMDDLLAMRRSTNMFLAHPKAIAAFGRECTKRGLYPDPVMVDGHAVPAWRGVPIFPCGKIGVENGHTSSIVAMRLGEAQQGVVGLRQTGIPDEYEPGLNVRFMGITDMAIIRYLVTAYYSVAVLVPDAIGILENVDVATPRS, encoded by the coding sequence ATGCGCGAGGACAAGGAGGACCCGGCGATGACGATCACCCCGGACCGCACCGCTGAGGAACAAGCCGACGACGCCCCCACCACAGCGGATGCCCCGCTGTCCCTCAGTACCGCCGCGGCCCGCAATCTGGCCACCACGACCAAGTCGCAGCCGCAGATGCGCGGCATCACCTCCCGCTGGCTGCTGCGGCGGCTGCCGTGGGAGGAGGTGTCCGGCGGCACGTACCGGGTGAACCGGCGGCTGAGCCTGTCGGTGGGGCGCGGCCGGGTGGCGTTCGTGCAGAGCGGCGCCGACGACATCCGCATCGTTCCGGAGACGCTGCGGGAGATCCCGGTGATGCGCGGCTTCGCCGACGACGGCCTGCTGGCCGAGCTGGCCGGGCTGTTCACGCCGCGGGACTTCCGCGCCGGCGACGTCATCGCCGAGGCCGGGCATCCCGTCGACGAGGTGTTCATCCTGGCGCACGGCCGGGTGGAGCGCAGCACCATCGGCGCCTACGGGGAGCAGACGCTGCTGGGTGTCCTCACCGACGGCGCGCACCTGGGAGACGAGGTGCTGCTGCAGGAGGATCCGCTGTGGAGCGCCACGGTGAAGGCCACGACCGGCGGCACGCTGATGGCGATGCAGCTGGCCGACTTCCGCCGGGTCCGCGACGGCAACGCCTACCTGCGCGAGCACATCGAGGAGTTCGTGACCCGCACCGGCCGCGCGGTGAACTCCAAGGGCGAGGCCGTCGTGGAGATCACCGCCGGGCACGAGGGCGAGGTCGAACTCGCCGGCACCTACGTGGACTACGAGCTGTCCCCGCGGGAGTACCAGCTCTCGCTGACGCAGACGATACTGCGGGTCCACTCCCGCGTCGCCGACCTCTACAACGACCCGATGGACCAGGTGAAGGAACAGCTGCGGCTGACCATCGAGGAGATCCGGGAGCGGCAGGAGTGGGAACTGCTGAACAACCGCGAGTTCGGGCTCCTGCACAACGCCGAGTACGACCAGCGGATCAGCACCTGGTCCGGGCCTCCGACGCCGGACGACATGGACGACCTGCTGGCGATGCGCCGCAGCACCAACATGTTCCTGGCACACCCCAAGGCGATCGCGGCGTTTGGCCGCGAATGCACCAAGCGGGGCCTGTACCCGGACCCGGTGATGGTCGACGGGCACGCGGTGCCGGCCTGGCGCGGCGTACCGATCTTCCCCTGCGGCAAGATCGGCGTGGAGAACGGGCACACGTCCTCGATCGTGGCGATGCGCCTGGGCGAGGCCCAGCAGGGCGTGGTGGGGCTGCGGCAGACCGGCATCCCGGACGAGTACGAGCCGGGACTGAACGTGCGGTTCATGGGGATCACCGACATGGCGATCATCCGGTACCTGGTCACGGCGTACTACTCGGTGGCGGTGCTGGTGCCGGACGCCATCGGGATCCTGGAGAACGTCGACGTCGCGACGCCGCGGAGCTGA
- a CDS encoding TIGR03085 family metal-binding protein has protein sequence MATHARAERAHLAQALTEAGPEAPTLCEGWTTRDLAAHVVVRERRVDAAGGIMVKALAPRLARVQAEFAARPWTELLQMVAEGPSRRSLFGLAPVDEAANVVEFFVHCEDVRRAKPGWEPRRIEADLTEVLWKRAAGMARLSGRRAPAGLVLRRPDGQTAVAHKGAPVVTVTGEPGELVMFMSGRQAHSVVEMDGPEHAVAAVRSAKFGL, from the coding sequence ATGGCAACCCACGCACGCGCCGAACGCGCCCACCTCGCCCAAGCCCTCACCGAAGCCGGCCCCGAGGCCCCCACGCTGTGCGAAGGCTGGACCACGCGGGACCTGGCGGCGCACGTCGTGGTGCGGGAGCGGCGGGTCGACGCCGCCGGCGGCATCATGGTCAAAGCTCTCGCGCCGCGCCTGGCCCGGGTCCAGGCCGAGTTCGCCGCGCGGCCCTGGACCGAGCTGCTCCAGATGGTCGCCGAAGGACCTTCGCGGCGCTCGCTGTTCGGGCTGGCGCCGGTCGACGAGGCCGCGAACGTCGTGGAGTTCTTCGTGCACTGTGAAGACGTGCGCCGCGCCAAGCCCGGATGGGAGCCGCGCCGGATCGAGGCGGACCTCACCGAAGTGCTGTGGAAACGCGCCGCCGGCATGGCGCGGCTGTCCGGGCGGCGGGCGCCGGCCGGGCTGGTGCTGCGCCGGCCCGACGGGCAGACCGCGGTCGCGCACAAGGGCGCGCCGGTGGTCACCGTCACCGGTGAGCCCGGCGAGCTGGTGATGTTCATGTCGGGGCGGCAGGCGCACTCGGTGGTGGAGATGGACGGCCCCGAACATGCCGTCGCGGCAGTGCGGAGCGCGAAGTTCGGGCTGTGA
- a CDS encoding MFS transporter, whose amino-acid sequence MSAPRRTRRTHNQPPGTVGIRRLLLGRTAAALATSLIPTTLTLAVVHAGSAAGDLGVILAAEFVPMLLLLPAAGVFADRFPARRVILAADLTRAAAQAGIGATLLAGGVDVPVLAALAAVTGAAVAFGTPAVRTLVSATFSGAQRQRLNARMSVWQGLAQFAGPGVAGTLMLGIGAGWSSLLTAGLFIGSALTLGGLGSLGRLGGLGVPRQRGRAATATAPPSISADEHPRRTPFWQDLRAGWTETRRHPWFIANVLGHGIWNMTAGVLLTLGPVIAIHHLGGGTAWVITLQSGTAGMLAGVWTAGRLHLKRPLIGVALGASAYALPLAALAVTAPLPLLLAAYTAGMFGLGILDPLWETTIQQRIPPQALGRVGSFDTLISFAARPLGLALAAPIATAAGMTLPLATAAVLVGGANLAVLTIPAVRAHPEPAAAPEPLVTTATAATAGV is encoded by the coding sequence ATGAGCGCCCCTCGCCGAACCCGCCGCACTCACAACCAACCACCGGGCACCGTCGGCATCCGCAGACTCCTGCTCGGCCGCACCGCCGCCGCCCTGGCCACCTCCCTGATCCCCACCACCCTCACGCTGGCCGTCGTCCACGCCGGCAGCGCCGCCGGCGACCTCGGGGTGATCCTGGCCGCCGAATTCGTCCCCATGCTGCTCCTGCTGCCCGCCGCCGGCGTGTTCGCCGACCGCTTCCCGGCCCGCCGCGTCATCCTCGCCGCCGACCTCACGCGCGCCGCCGCCCAAGCCGGCATCGGCGCGACACTGCTGGCCGGGGGAGTGGACGTGCCGGTGCTCGCCGCGCTCGCCGCCGTCACCGGCGCCGCGGTGGCGTTCGGGACACCGGCGGTGCGGACACTGGTGTCGGCGACGTTCAGCGGAGCGCAGCGGCAGCGGCTCAACGCACGGATGTCGGTGTGGCAGGGGTTGGCGCAGTTCGCGGGGCCCGGCGTCGCAGGGACGCTGATGCTCGGGATCGGCGCCGGGTGGTCCTCGCTGCTGACCGCGGGGCTGTTCATCGGATCCGCGCTGACGCTCGGCGGACTCGGCAGCCTTGGCAGGCTTGGCGGGCTCGGCGTCCCGCGACAGCGTGGCCGCGCTGCCACCGCCACCGCACCCCCCTCCATATCCGCCGACGAACACCCCCGGCGCACGCCGTTCTGGCAGGACCTGCGCGCCGGCTGGACCGAGACCCGCCGCCACCCCTGGTTCATCGCCAACGTCCTGGGCCATGGCATCTGGAACATGACCGCCGGCGTCCTGCTCACCCTCGGACCGGTCATCGCCATCCACCACCTCGGCGGCGGCACCGCCTGGGTCATCACCCTGCAATCGGGCACCGCCGGCATGCTCGCCGGCGTCTGGACCGCCGGACGGCTGCACCTGAAACGCCCCCTCATCGGCGTCGCCCTCGGCGCGTCGGCGTACGCACTGCCGCTGGCGGCGCTCGCCGTCACCGCCCCCCTGCCGCTGCTGCTCGCCGCCTACACCGCCGGCATGTTCGGCCTGGGCATCCTGGACCCGCTGTGGGAGACCACCATCCAGCAGCGCATCCCACCCCAGGCCCTCGGGCGCGTCGGCTCCTTCGACACCCTCATCTCCTTCGCCGCCCGCCCCCTGGGCCTGGCGCTCGCAGCCCCGATCGCCACCGCCGCCGGCATGACCCTGCCCCTGGCCACCGCCGCCGTCCTGGTCGGCGGCGCCAACCTCGCGGTCCTGACGATCCCCGCCGTCCGCGCCCACCCCGAACCCGCCGCCGCCCCCGAACCGCTGGTCACGACAGCCACGGCTGCCACGGCAGGAGTCTGA
- a CDS encoding geranyl diphosphate 2-C-methyltransferase, with translation MGSQSAVTSRYQESVADYWDREKNPVNIRLGEVDGIYHHHYGIGDVDWSVLQAPADDREGRIIAEMHRLETAQAEFLLDQLGPVSAEQRLLDAGSGRGGTSLMASLRFGCRVDGLSISGKQVDFANNRAEQMGLAGKVNYHLRNMLDNGFDDGTFQGIWNNESTMYVDLDTLFAEHARSLAPGGRYVTITGCFNDAYGALPSRSVSQINAHYICDIHPRSGYFAAMVANGLVPISVVDLTAATIPYWELRQQSNVTTGIEEAFLTAYKEGSFHYLMIAADKV, from the coding sequence ATGGGTTCGCAGTCCGCTGTCACCAGCCGCTATCAGGAGTCTGTCGCCGACTATTGGGACCGGGAGAAGAACCCGGTGAACATCCGCTTAGGCGAGGTGGACGGCATCTACCACCACCACTACGGTATCGGGGATGTCGACTGGTCGGTGCTGCAGGCCCCGGCCGACGACCGCGAGGGGCGCATCATCGCCGAGATGCACCGGCTGGAGACGGCGCAGGCCGAGTTCCTGCTGGACCAGCTGGGGCCGGTCAGCGCCGAGCAGCGGCTGCTGGACGCCGGGTCGGGCCGGGGCGGGACGTCGCTGATGGCGTCGCTGCGGTTCGGGTGCCGGGTGGACGGGTTGTCGATCTCCGGCAAGCAGGTGGACTTCGCGAACAACCGCGCGGAGCAGATGGGCCTGGCCGGGAAGGTGAACTACCACCTGCGGAACATGCTGGACAACGGGTTCGACGACGGCACGTTCCAGGGGATCTGGAACAACGAGTCCACGATGTACGTCGATCTGGACACGCTGTTCGCCGAGCATGCGCGGTCGCTGGCGCCGGGCGGCCGGTACGTCACCATCACCGGCTGCTTCAACGACGCCTACGGGGCGCTGCCGTCGCGGTCGGTGAGCCAGATCAACGCGCACTACATCTGCGACATCCACCCGCGCTCGGGGTACTTCGCGGCGATGGTCGCCAACGGGCTGGTGCCGATCAGCGTGGTGGATCTGACGGCGGCGACGATCCCGTACTGGGAGCTGCGGCAGCAGTCGAACGTGACCACCGGGATCGAGGAGGCGTTCCTGACCGCGTACAAGGAGGGCAGCTTCCACTACCTGATGATCGCCGCCGACAAGGTCTGA
- a CDS encoding family 2 encapsulin nanocompartment cargo protein terpene cyclase, translating to MTLIADTGLVSGGVLPGLAALAGPPPARPPWEAGLPGAGGVPGAEGVSEHWHRDDVDPGPESLLRPPQHPERLAPAPIPLRPWGDGSHSPLYCPATARIDEALATDVNNRLVAWAERIGLHAGHLEEFAKTGFGRLITLAHPECDDPDLLLVSAQMNAAWWASDDYYADETDLGAVAEALPGRLALVSSALDPPPPAGEFSAPLREAVVSDPVLVSLRSALAHVTRHASAAQVMRVRHTTHQMYVSWNAYNAWRHAGLTPEAWRYLAARQHDSFYTSMILIDVVGGYELPAELFANPLFHRALTQAGTAAVLVNDLASAEREAGEDPDCNLVLLLAAERDISIAEATEEVVALHNDIVRGFEASRAALAALPSPELQRFVLGARAWLGGCLEWHDSSSRYK from the coding sequence ATGACCCTGATCGCCGACACCGGGTTGGTTTCCGGCGGTGTGCTGCCGGGCCTGGCCGCGCTGGCCGGGCCGCCTCCGGCGCGGCCGCCGTGGGAGGCCGGGCTGCCCGGCGCCGGCGGTGTGCCCGGCGCCGAGGGCGTCTCGGAGCACTGGCACCGGGACGACGTGGACCCGGGGCCGGAGAGCCTGCTGCGTCCGCCGCAGCATCCCGAGCGGCTGGCGCCCGCGCCGATTCCGCTGCGGCCCTGGGGCGACGGCTCGCACTCCCCGCTGTACTGCCCGGCGACGGCCCGCATCGACGAGGCCCTGGCCACCGACGTCAACAACCGTCTGGTGGCCTGGGCCGAGCGGATCGGGCTGCACGCCGGGCACCTGGAGGAGTTCGCCAAGACCGGCTTCGGCCGGCTGATCACCCTGGCGCACCCGGAGTGCGACGACCCGGACCTGCTGCTGGTCTCCGCGCAGATGAACGCCGCCTGGTGGGCCTCCGACGACTACTACGCCGACGAGACCGACCTCGGCGCGGTGGCCGAAGCACTGCCGGGGCGCCTGGCACTGGTGTCCTCGGCCCTGGACCCGCCGCCGCCGGCCGGGGAGTTCAGCGCCCCGCTGCGCGAGGCGGTGGTGTCCGACCCGGTGCTGGTGTCGCTGCGCTCGGCGCTGGCACACGTCACCCGCCACGCCTCGGCGGCGCAGGTGATGCGGGTCCGGCACACCACGCACCAGATGTACGTGTCCTGGAACGCCTACAACGCCTGGCGGCACGCAGGCCTCACGCCGGAGGCGTGGCGGTACCTGGCCGCGCGCCAGCACGACAGCTTCTACACCTCGATGATCCTCATCGACGTCGTCGGCGGCTACGAACTGCCCGCCGAGCTGTTCGCCAACCCGCTGTTCCACCGCGCCCTGACCCAGGCCGGCACCGCCGCGGTACTGGTGAACGACCTGGCCTCGGCCGAACGCGAAGCCGGCGAGGACCCGGACTGCAACCTGGTACTGCTGCTGGCCGCCGAACGCGACATCTCCATCGCCGAGGCCACCGAAGAAGTGGTGGCGCTGCACAACGACATCGTCCGCGGCTTCGAGGCGAGCCGTGCGGCACTGGCGGCGCTGCCGTCGCCGGAGCTGCAGCGGTTCGTGCTCGGGGCGCGGGCTTGGCTGGGCGGGTGTCTGGAGTGGCACGACAGTTCTTCGCGGTACAAGTAG
- a CDS encoding exodeoxyribonuclease III, producing the protein MRVATWNVNSVTARVDRLTGWLGTAKPDVLCLQELKSTDEAFPTAQVADLGYHAATWGTGRWNGVAILSKAEISDVQRGWPGLPEFEGGLEPRALTATCGGVRVTSVYVPNGRELGHPHFDYKLAWLDSLTAAVAEPARAEQPYAVLGDFNIAPTDADVWDMSLFTESTHVTPAERAKLADLQAQGLAEVLPRALKYDKPYTYWDYRQLAFPKNNGMRIDLVFGNPAFVGKVTDSFVDREERKGKGASDHAPVVVDLDL; encoded by the coding sequence CTGCGGGTGGCGACGTGGAACGTGAACTCGGTGACGGCTCGGGTGGACCGTCTGACCGGCTGGCTGGGTACGGCCAAACCGGACGTGCTGTGTCTGCAGGAGTTGAAAAGCACCGACGAGGCGTTCCCCACCGCGCAGGTCGCCGACCTCGGCTACCACGCCGCGACCTGGGGCACCGGCCGCTGGAACGGCGTGGCGATCCTGTCGAAGGCCGAGATCAGCGACGTGCAGCGCGGCTGGCCGGGCCTGCCGGAGTTCGAAGGCGGCCTGGAGCCGCGCGCCCTGACCGCGACCTGCGGCGGCGTCCGCGTCACCAGCGTCTACGTGCCCAACGGCCGCGAGCTCGGCCACCCGCATTTCGACTACAAACTCGCCTGGCTGGACTCCCTCACCGCCGCCGTGGCCGAACCGGCGCGCGCCGAGCAGCCCTACGCGGTCCTGGGCGACTTCAACATCGCCCCGACCGATGCCGACGTGTGGGACATGTCGCTGTTCACCGAATCCACGCACGTTACCCCCGCCGAGCGCGCCAAGCTCGCCGACCTGCAGGCCCAAGGCCTAGCCGAGGTGCTGCCGCGGGCGTTGAAGTACGACAAGCCGTACACGTACTGGGACTACCGGCAGCTGGCGTTCCCGAAGAACAACGGCATGCGCATCGACCTGGTGTTCGGCAACCCGGCGTTCGTCGGGAAAGTCACCGACTCCTTCGTCGACCGGGAGGAACGCAAAGGCAAGGGAGCCTCGGACCACGCGCCGGTGGTGGTGGACCTCGACCTGTGA